One genomic region from Gossypium hirsutum isolate 1008001.06 chromosome D13, Gossypium_hirsutum_v2.1, whole genome shotgun sequence encodes:
- the LOC107918871 gene encoding probable glutathione S-transferase codes for MAEEVVLLDFWPSPFGMRSRIALAEKGIKYEHKEEDLRNKSALLLQMNPVHKKIPVLIHNGKPVCESLIQVQYIDEVWHDKAPLLPSDPYQKATARFWADYVDKKIYEVGGRVWKTKGEKQATAKKELIETLKLLEKELGDKPYFGGESLGYVDVAFIPFYSWFYALEKCGNFSIEAECPKLIAWAKRCMQKESVAKSLPDQQKVYDFILEMKKHFGIE; via the exons ATGGCAGAGGAAGTAGTATTGCTGGATTTCTGGCCAAGTCCGTTTGGGATGAGATCCAGGATTGCTTTGGCTGAGAAAGGGATTAAGTACGAACACAAGGAAGAAGACTTGAGGAACAAGAGTGCTTTACTGCTGCAGATGAACCCTGTTCATAAGAAAATCCCTGTTCTTATCCATAACGGTAAACCTGTTTGTGAGTCGCTCATTCAGGTTCAGTACATCGACGAGGTATGGCATGACAAAGCTCCTTTGCTCCCTTCTGACCCTTACCAAAAAGCTACTGCTAGATTCTGGGCTGATTATGTTGACAAGAAG ATATATGAAGTGGGGGGCAGAGTATGGAAGACAAAGGGAGAAAAGCAAGCAACAGCAAAGAAAGAATTGATAGAAACCCTGAAGCTGTTGGAAAAGGAGCTTGGGGACAAGCCTTACTTTGGAGGAGAAAGTCTTGGATATGTGGATGTTGCATTCATTCCGTTTTATAGCTGGTTTTATGCTTTGGAGAAGTGTGGGAACTTCAGCATTGAAGCAGAGTGTCCCAAACTGATAGCATGGGCTAAAAGGTGCATGCAAAAGGAGAGTGTAGCCAAGTCCCTTCCTGACCAACAAAAAGTCTATGATTTTATCCTGGAGATGAAGAAACATTTTGGAATTGAGTAA
- the LOC107920650 gene encoding probable glutathione S-transferase: protein MAGELVLLDFWPSPFGMRSRIALAEKGIPYEYREEDLRNKSDLLLQMNPVHKKIPVLIHNGKPVCESVIQVQYIDEVWHDKAPLIPSDPYQRAVARFWVDFIDKKIYELGSKIWKTKGEEQANAKKEFIECLKLLEGELGDKTYFGGESLGYVDVALVPFYSWFYAYEKCGDFSIEAECPKMIAWVKRCMQKESVAKSLPDQEKVYEFILQLKKVFGIE, encoded by the exons ATGGCAGGGGAACTAGTATTGTTGGATTTCTGGCCAAGTCCATTTGGGATGAGATCCAGGATTGCTTTGGCTGAGAAAGGGATACCATACGAGTACAGAGAAGAAGATTTGAGGAACAAGAGTGATTTGCTGCTGCAGATGAACCCTGTTCACAAGAAAATCCCTGTTCTTATCCATAATGGTAAACCGGTTTGTGAGTCGGTCATTCAGGTTCAGTATATTGATGAGGTCTGGCATGATAAAGCTCCTTTGATCCCTTCTGATCCTTATCAAAGAGCTGTTGCCAGATTCTGGGTTGATTTCATTGACAAGAAG ATATATGAGCTGGGGAGCAAAATATGGAAGACAAAGGGAGAAGAACAAGCAAATGCAAAGAAAGAATTTATTGAGTGCCTGAAGCTGTTGGAAGGAGAGCTTGGAGACAAGACTTACTTTGGAGGAGAAAGTCTTGGATATGTGGATGTTGCATTAGTTCCATTTTATAGCTGGTTTTATGCTTATGAGAAGTGTGGGGACTTCAGCATTGAAGCAGAGTGTCCCAAGATGATTGCTTGGGTTAAAAGGTGCATGCAAAAGGAGAGTGTAGCCAAGAGTCTTCCTGACCAAGAAAAAGTCTATGAATTTATTCTGCAGTTGAAGAAAGTCTTTGGAATTGAGTAA